Below is a genomic region from Caballeronia sp. SBC1.
ATCCGCACGTTCGACCACCTGGTTCGATACCGCCTCGTCCTTGACGAGTTGCCGGTAACGCACCTGGTCGGATGCACTGCGCGTGAGCTCCGCCGCCGATGCCCGCACCTCGGCCTGGCTCTGGTTGATCACGGCGGCCTGCAGCTGCTGCTTCGCCTCCAGCTCCGCGACGGCGGCGCGAGCGCCCTGCACGTCGGCATCGGCCTGTGCGAGCCGGGCGTCGTAGTCCCGCGAGTCAAGCCGGATCAGCACCTGGTTCGCCTTCACGCGCTGGTTGTCGGTGACCAGCAGTTCGGTCACGAAACCGTTCACCTTCGGCGCCATCACCGTCACGTTGCCGCCAACGTAGGCGTCATCCGTGCTTTGCACGAAACGCAGCACGGTGAACCAGTATGTCGAGGCTGCGGCGACCACGACCACCACCACGATGATCGCGAGCGGCATCCAGCCAATACGAAAAGACCGCCGCGCTCCGCGCTCAGCCGTGGGCGCGGCGGTGGACGAAAGCTGCGTGGAAGGAGTGGTCATCGGTGTGTCCTGTTGGTTGCGTCGATTGGTTTCTGCGGGTCGGGCGAGCGGGTCGCATGATTCACTCGCTGGTCAGGCGGAACAGTTCGCGCCGCAGACGCGCCGCCTGCTGGCGCCCGAACTTCGCCTCGAATTCTTCTTGTGCCGCTTGCCAGTGCCGCAGCGCGTCGGCGAGTCTCGTCCGTCCGCCTTCGGTCAGCGTCAACTGCAAACGCCGCTGGCAAGGTCCGCCCAGCTTCGTCATGACCAGCCCGCTACGCACCAATGGCTGCAGCACCCGGACCAGCGTCGTACGCTCCATCACCATGGCCTGTGCGAGTTCCGCCATCGTCATGTCCGGCATGCGTTCAAGCGCGGAGACAATGCTGAATTGCGTCGGCGTGATTTGTACCGCGGACAAGTGCCGCTCATATAACTGCGAGATGTGCCGCGCGGCTTGGCGAACCGCAAAACAGTCATCGTGTCGTGGAGGACTTATGTGCATGTGCACAGGTTATGTGTGCATATGCACTTCGTCAACTGTTATCGCGTGCATCAATTTAATGACGAATCTGTTAACAATCGAAATGGAATAAATGCGAAATAAAAATGAAAGCAGAGATATGGCGTGTGGTGCGGTGAAAGAGCTGGTTGCCTAGCCGCTGCTCGAGCGTGGCGATGGCGCGCGATACGACCGGGGGCGACACGCCAAGGAGATCAGCGGCGCGCGTGAAACTTTTCGCCTCCACGACCGCACGGATTCTGATGCAAGCCGGATTTTTTGCCGATCATCGTGTCGCGCTGAACGGGAAACTGGTCGGGTCAGCTCATTTTCTCATCCGATAAGAATTGATTTCTTTCTTTGAGAATTGGCGAGAGAGACTTGCATCATGAGACAGCCAGTCGAATCTTCCTCCGTGGTCGATCGCGTCCTCCACGCGCTGACCAGCGTCGCCCGAGCAGGACGACCGATCGGCGCCAAGCAGATCGCAGCGGATATTGGCGCGCCTCTATCCACCGTGTACCGGCTCCTGGGCTCACTCAAGCAGTGGGGACTCTTGCAGGAGCACGCAAATTCCGGCCTGTTCGAGCCGGGTCCGTCGAGCGTGCAGCTAGCCTGGGGGTTCGACCAGAACGCGCAGCTCGTCACCCAAAGCCGCGACGAAATCCGGGCGCTCGTGCAGCGGACCGGCGAGAGCGTCGGCTTGCTCGTACCGATCAACGACACGGTCGTGTGCCTCTCGATGGTCGAAAGCGACCAGCCGCTGCGCTGCTCGTTCGCCCGTGGCCGCACGCATCCGTTGACACGCGGCGCTTCAGCGAAAGCATTGCTCGCGTTTTTGCCTGAAGCAAAAGCCGATGCCCTGATCGCGGGCAGCACACCCGACGATGCTGAAAGCGCCGCCGCGCTGCGTGCGCAACTCGAGGAGATCCGCCGCCGACGCTTTGCGACGAGCGAGAGCGAAGTCGATATCGGCGTATGGGGCGTGAGCGCGCCGCTTATATCGGATGCAGGACGGCTGGAAGGAACCATCACCTTGATGGCGCCAGTTGCGCGCATTGCAGGACGTGAAGCCGAACTGACGCACCTCACGCGCGCTGCGGCAGATCGCATCGGCTACAAGCTTTGAACCGCCTTATTTTTAACGTTGCGTGGTCCACGCTATCCAAGGAAACCAGCATGAAACTGATCCAGGCACTGTCCGCCCTCGCGCTCGCCGTGGTAGTTAGCGTGGCCGCCGCGCCCGCCGCTCGCGCCGCCGATGACACCATCCGCGTGGCAACCGACGCGACCTTCCCCCCGCTCGAATTCGTCAAGGACGGCAAGCGCACGGGCTTTGACATTGAGTTGATCGAAGCCATGGCCAAGATCATGCACAAGAAGGTGCAGTGGGTGGACATCGACTTCAAGGGCCTGATTCCAGGGCTGATCGCGAATCGCTTCGACGTCGCCGCGTCTGGCATCTACATGACGGACGAACGCCGCAAGGTCGTCGATTTCACCGATCCTTACTACAAGGGCGGCCTCGTTGTGCTGGTGCGCAAGAACGACACGTCGATCAAGACACCCGCCGATCTCGACGGCAAGAAAGTGACCGTGCAGGTCGGCACGAAGTCAGTCGCCTTCCTGAAAGACAACTATCCGAAGGTACAGCGGGTGGAAGTTGAAAAAAACCAGGAGATGTTTGACCTGGTGAACATTGGCCGCGCCGATGCCGCGGTCACCGGGCGCCCCGCCGCTGTTGAATACGCGAAGGCGCAGCCTAACGTCCGTGTACTCGACAAGGGACTCACCACCGAGCTGTACGGCTTCGCGCTGCGCAAGGACGAAACCGCGCTGACGGCAGAGATGAACAAGGCACTCCAGACACTGCGCGCTAACGGCACATACGACGCGCTTACGACGAAGTGGTTCGGCAAGCAATAACACAGTAGCGCAGTAACGCAGCGGCCCTTACCGGAGTAACCGATGACGCTCGATTTTTCACCCGTATGGGCGAGCTGGGAAGCACTCGCGACGGGCGCGGCGACGACTATCGAAGTCACGGCCTGCTCACTCGTACTCGGCTGCGTGTTGGGTCTGCTGGTGGGGATCGGCAGACTCGCGCCGCAGCGCCGTGTGGTCTACGGCATCTGCACCGCGTATCTCACGTTCATACGCGGCACGCCCTTGCTCGTGCAGCTTTTCATCCTGTTCTTCGGTCTGCCGCAGTTCGGCATCATGCTGCCCGCGTTTGCGTGTGGCGTGCTTGGGCTGGGTGTTTATAGCGGCGCGTATGTCTCAGAGATCGTGCGAGGTTCGATTCAGTCAATGGATCGTGGCCAGATGGAAGCCGCACGATCACTTGGGATGCCTTATCGAATGGCCATGCGCAAGGTGATCCTGCCGCAAGCGTTCGTACGCATGATTCCGCCGCTCGGCAACGAGTTCATTGCGTTGATCAAGAACTCGGCGCTGGTCTCCCTGCTGACGATCAACGACCTGATGCACGAAGGCGAGAAGATCATTAGCGTGTCGTACCGGTCGCTGGAAGTGTACATAGTGATCGCGTTCATCTACCTGATCCTGACGAGCGCGACGTCGCTGGTGTTGCGCAAGACAGAAAAATCGCTGCGTGCCGACGGGAGGGTCTGACCATGAGCGCAACCGTGAATGAACCCATTGTTTCGGTCCGACAACTGGCGAAATCGTTCGGACCCAACCGGGTGTTGAACGGTATCGATATGGACGTCCAGCCGTCTCAGGTGATTGTGGTCATCGGACCAAGCGGGTCAGGCAAGAGCACCTTTCTGCGCTGCCTGAACGGGCTGGAAACGGCCGAGGAAGGCACGGTCCGGATCTGCGGCCACGCGCTTGTGGACAACGGCCGGATGATCGATGAGAGCGGCCTGAACCGAATCCGCAAGGATGTGGGCATGGTATTTCAATCGTTCAACCTGTTTCCGCACTTGACTGTGCTGCAGAACATCACGCTCGCGCCGCGCTCGCTGGCCCGCGTGAGCGCGGTGGAAGCTGACGCCCAAGCGCGCGCCCTGCTGGCGAAGGTCGGGCTCGGTCACAAGGCAGATGTTTATCCGGGCACGTTGTCCGGTGGCCAGAAGCAACGCGTGGCGATTGCACGGGCGCTTGCGATGCACCCGCAAGTCATGCTCTTCGACGAACCCACTTCCGCATTGGATCCCGAACTCGTCGGTGAAGTGCTGCAGGTCATGCAGGCTCTGGCGAGCGAAGGCATGACCATGCTGATCGTCACGCATGAAATGAATTTTGCGCGCGATGTAGCGGACACGGTCGTGGTAATGGACCATGGCAGCGTGATAGAAGCAGGGCCGCCGGCACAGATTTTCGGGGCGCCGCGCGAAGCCCGCACACGCAGTTTCCTGCAAGCCGTCTTGTCGCGCGAACAGGCGGCATAAGCATGAAACTGAGCAAGCAACTGAGCAGAAACCGCAAGGCCTCAGGATGCCCCGGTCTCTGCCGGGTAGGGCCAGCGGCTGAACCGCGATTCCGGCCTGGCTTCATCAGACGGCACCTGCAAACCTTCCGCAAACCACGCCACTTCGGTTCTGCGCTCCTTTACATAACGCTCCCACCCCTTGGCGTTGCCGGCGAAGAGATCATGCTGCACCGTCGACGCCAGCAATGGCCGGTTCAGGTCTTCATCGAGCAGAGTTTTCGGCCAAAGAAAAAACGCAGCAGTCGCGCGCTCGCTCACCTGATGCGGGGTCATGGCCGCATCGAGATATCCGAGCCATGTAAAACTATTCAGCGAGTCCTCACGGGCAATTGCGTCACCGAGCGTGGCGTAGCGCTGGCCGCTACGCGACAAGCATGACAGTGCCTCCAGCACATCGCCCAGATGCAGCAACAGCGCACGTCGTTCATAAGCATCTTTCATTAATATCTCCAGATTCATTGATTCAGGCTGCTAGCGGCAAGGCGGGTTGCTCAGCATTGCGTCGTCGTTCGTCCGCGTTCCAATCGACTACGCCCTGCGCGTTTCCTTGAGCGAATTGTTGGCAAGCCGCAGGTCGGCAATGTCATAACTGATCCTCGATCAGGGCCGCCCGCAAGCGACTCGAGAAGTGCGGCCCGAGCGGGTTGCGGCTTCGGCCCAATGACCAAGAACAACCACGAACAAACATTCATAAGCGGAAACGGCGGCCGCCGCTCGGCGCCCCGTGCCTCCCGGTTTGATATGTTCCAAGCGTGGGTCCGAGAAAACCGCTCACTCGCGGCCATGCGGGTGTTGCGTGAGCATGAAGTGGTCCCGCCCGCGTCAGCCGGTAACGCATGACTCCAACGTGTCCGGCCCATCGGTTTTCGACATCGGCGCATCCGTATCCGGTCATCAGCGATCACGTTACGACCGATCGTTCGCGCCATCAAGTCGTCCGCACCAAAGCGTCTGGCATACATGGCGGTGGCTAAAAATCTCACTAAAAACATTGAAAACCGAAAGGCAGCATAAGCGTCATCGTCAAACGTCAGCTCCAAGTTTCTGAAAGCTCAGACGGTAATCATTCGGCGACACCCCCAGGCGTTGCCGGAACACAATTCGCATGCGGTCCGCCGTGCCGAAGCCACACTCATACGCGACCGTCTTCAACGGTGTCGTGCTGCTTTCCAGCGCGTTTCGTGCTGCATCAATACGCGCTCGCTCCACGAAATCATGCGGTGTCACACCGGTCGCCTCGACGAACGCGCGCGCGAAATTACGCTCGCTCATGCCCGCGATCTGCGCCAGCTTTTCAACCGTCATACGTTCAGCGATATGCTCCATCACGTATGCCTGCACCTTGGCTGCAGGCGACGTCTCGTCGGCAGGCGCACTCAGGTACGGGCTGAATTGCGACTGGCCGCCGCGGCGCTGCGCAAATACCACCAGACGCTTGGCGACCGCGAGCGCAATACGCGGGCCATGATCCTCGGCGACGAGCGCGAGCGCGACATCAATACCCGCCGTTACGCCCGCCGATGTCACGAGGTTGCCATCGCGAATATGAATACGGTCGAGCTCGACCCGGGCCAGCGGAAATTGCCGTGCGAGTTGTGGCGCATTTTGCCAGTGAGTTGTGACATGACGGCCATCGATCAGACCGGCATGACCCAGCGCGAACGCGCCGGTGCAGATCGAGCCGTAGCGCTCGCAACCCGAAGCAACGTCGCGCAGCCAGGTGCTCAGGCGCGGATCGGGGGGATCGGAGGCTAGCCCGGGACCACCCGCCACGAGGGCGACGTCGTAATGCTGCTGCGGCGCCTCGCACGTAATGTCCGCGAGCATCCGTGTGCCGTTCGACGTGCGCACCGGCCCGTTGTCCACGCTGACCAGCGTGATCGCGTACCCCTCGCCTGAAGCGACGAAACCGTTCGCTTCGGCGAATACGTCGAGTGGACCTGCCACATCGAGCGCCTGCACTTGCGGAAAAATCGCGATGGCGACGCTACGCATGAAGTCAATGCTCCTTGTCGACCAGAGTTGGCGCTTCAGCGCTTGCTCTGGTCCCATGCAATTCATTGCGGTCGACCCGGAGTTGGCGCTTCAGCGCCTTACTCTGGTCCCATACCGCTTACCCCAGTCCCATGAAAAACGGCTGTTCTATCAAGCGTTTCCCCCGCTTGGCAGGAGACGCCGTGCGGTTGGCAGACTTCGACGGACCCATTGCATTGCGGCCATGACCGCTCGCGGCGACACTGAATTCGTCGTCCACCCCCTTTCGCTTCTCCCGATGATCCACCCGGAACGACGCATTTTAGCAAGGTGTTCGCGGCATCGAGGACAAGCCCAACATTCAAGGAGCATTGAACATGACCACTACCATCGCAGGCATCCGTATTCCCGACAGCGCCATGGCGCGCGCCGCGACCGAGCTCGTTCGCGATACCGAGCCGGACCTGCTCTATAACCACTCGCGCCGCGTATTCCTGTTTGGCGCGCTGACCGGAGAACGGCGTCAGTTGGCCTATGACTCAGAGCTGCTCTACATCGGCGCCATGTTCCATGACATGGGCCTGATCGATGCGTACAGCAGCCCGAATGATCGCTTCGAAGTGGACGGTGCGAACGCTGCGCGCGACTTCCTCAAAGGTTATGGCATTGGCGAGCACGACATAGAACAGGTCTGGGATTCAATTGCATTGCACACCACGCCGGGTATCCCGCAACACAAGAAGCCGGTGGTCGCACTGGTCACGGCCGGCGTTGAGATGGACGTACTTGGACTCGCCTACGACGAATTCAGCGAGTCACAACGCAAACAAGTGATCGCCGTACATCCGCGTGAAGTTAATTTCAAGGAAGGGATCATTGATGCGTTCGCTCACGGCACGATCAAGAAGCCGGAGAGCACGTTCGGCAACGTGAAAGCCGATGTCCTCGCGCTCAAGGACCCCGCGTACAAGCGCCTGAATTTCTGCAGCCTGATCCTGGGGTCGTCATGGAATGACAGCCCGGCCGGATGCGGTCATTGCAACAATCCAGCGCATGACCATCACTGATTCTGCGGACCTGAATGGCCGCCCCTCTACTGGGGCGGCCCGTTTATCGTTAAAACAGATAAGCGTATGGGATTTGGTTCGTTGACCTTGTTCGCACGGGATTTTAGATTCGGGATCTGACCTCGGTTTTTGCGGCGTGCCGTTTCAGCGCATTCACGCCGCTTCACCTGAAGCGCTCCCGCCCCGAATTGAATTAACGAGTCCCGCGTGACGACCTTATCCCCACACCAGACCATCGAGATCACACCGTTTAAAGATGCTCCGTTGGGCGCCGAAGTAACCGGTCTCGACCTGAGCCAGCCGCTTGCCGACGAAGATTTCAAGCGCATCCATCGCGCGCACCTCGATCATCACGTGGTCGTGTTCCGCGACCAGCGCATCACGCCCGGCCAGCAAATCAGCTTCAGCCGCCGTTTCGGTCCGCTGCAAATCCACGTGCTGCACCAGTTCCAGCTGACCGGCCACCCGGAGATCCTGATCGTCTCCAATGTGCTGGAAAACGGCAAGCCGATCGGTCTCGGCGATGCCGGGCATTTCTGGCATTCGGACCTGTCGTACAAGGAAACACCAAGCCTCGGTTCCTTGCTGCACGCGCAAGAATTGCCCCCGGAAGGCGGCGACACGCTGTTCGCCAACATGCATCTGGCATGGGATACGCTGCCGCAAGCGCTCCGTGACGCCGTGAACGGGCGCTCCGCCGAGCACACCTATCTGGCGAAATATGCCGAGTTGCAAAAGCGCAGCCCGTGGCGCCCCAACCTCTCGGCCGAACAGATCGCGCAGGTAAAACCGGTCGTGCATCCGATCATTCGCACGCATCCGGAAACGGGCCGCAAGGCACTATTCGTGAGCGAGCATTTCACCACGCGCGTGATCGGCTTGCCGGAAGACGAGAGCCGCGACCTGCTGCTAGCCCTCTTTGAACACAGCGTGCGCGACGTGCATATCTATCGGCACGTATGGCGCGAGCACGACCTCGTGTTCTGGGACAACCGGTCCCTCATGCACCTCGCAGCGGGCACGCCCGATCATCTGCGTAGAAAGATGTATCGAACGACGATCGAAGGCGATACGCCGTTCTGAGAGTCCATACGCCCTGCTTCCAATTCAATTCTAAAAACACTTCTTCGGACTTTCGATGCCGCTTCCTTTCTTCTCCCGACGGGGACCTCGGGGTTCCCGTTCGTCGTTGCGCTCGCTTACTACTGCGCTTATCTCGTTCTCTGTTGCCCTCTCGTCGCTCGGTACGGCTATGCCCGCACACGCCGAGGGTACCCTCCGAATCGCGTAGCAGTTCGGCGTGGTGTATCTGCTGCTGAACGGGTTATCTGCTCGGCGTGGCGCTGGCGTTCCTGTTGACGTCGCTTGCGGTGTCCACTCGTTTTGGCCGGGACCTGCTGTCCATGCTGACCGCGATGTTCAATCCTTTGCCATCAATCGCGCTGCTACCGCTCGCGTTGCTGTGGTTCGGGCTGGGCGCTGGGAGCCTGTTGTTTGTGCTCGTGCATTCGGTGCTGTGGCCGCTCGCGTTGAACACCTACTCGGCTTTCAGCCCGTACCGGAAACGCTGCGCATGACCGACCGCAACTACGGGCTGAAGGGGCTTCGGCATGTGCTGCTGATTCTGGTCCCCGCAGCCTTGCCTTCGATCCTCGCCGGGCTTCGTGTGGGTTGGGCGTTTGCATGGCGAACGCTGATCGCCGCGGAACTGGTGTTCGGCGCCAGCTCGGGGAATGGCGGCCTCGGCTGGTACATCTTTCAAAACCGTAACGAGCTGTATACAGATCGCGTATTCGCGGGATTGGCCGCGGTTATCGTGATCGGTCTGGTTGTAGAGCATCTCGTGTTCGATACCTTCGAACGGCTTACGATTCGTCGTTGGGGCGTGCAGCGTTAGAGGGCCTTGGATGGTTTGGACGACCTTAGACGGCCGGGGCCCAAAAAAGCCCGCCGGGCGAACTCGGCGGGCTGAACGCATGGGTGAAAAACCACGCTTTATCGACTGGGTTGTGCATGCCGGTGAGCCACGCCCATCACGCCGCTCACCTCGCCCTTTCGGCCATCCAATAGCCGTCGATTATTAAAAGACCTTCAAAACACGCTTAGAACACGCTTAGAACACATTAACCGGAACATTCACCATCAAACGATAAACGTCGCTGCTGGAATCCGAATAGTATTTGCCGCCGTGGTGATGCATGTAATAGAACTTTGCGGTCGTTCCCTTCAGCTTTCCAGAGCCAAACGTATAGGATGGAATGAAGCCGAACTCGTAGTGGGTGCCGTGAACAGGCTCGCCATTCTTCCAGTAGAGGTCATGCAGCGCGTTTGACGGATCCGCGTATCGATTCGCCATATCCGAAGCATCCGCACCCCAGCCATACGCGGTCCACAACGTCATTTTCAAGCCTGGAGCGCCATACCCGCTCATATTGACCGTGTAGCTGAGCGATAATGATTTTTCATGCGGCGCGTTGTAGTCGACATCGAGCGAATTCGCCAGATAATCGCCTGCGGACTGGCCAACATAATCGAAGAACTGATTGCTGGCGATCTGCTGGAAGCCCAGGGCTACCGTATGCGCGTTGTGCGTGCCCGACAACTGCAAGCTGTACGCGTGATTATTGATCGAGCCTTCGCGACTCTGCCCGACATCATGGGTGTAGTAATAGGTCAGCCCGCCTGTCCAGCGAATCTGTGACGGATCTCCAATACTGCGCGAGAGTGACAAATAATATTGATCCCACACGTTCTCAGCGCGGCTTCCGTATAACGACACAGCCGTGTCGTCATTGGGCGTGTAGTCCCCGCCCGCGAACGTGAAGCGGCTGAAGTGCCTCCCACCATATTCGGTCGACAACGACGAGACGCTCGTTTGACCGCGGGCCAGCACCGCGTCCACGCTACCCGCCTTGAGCGTCAGATTCTTGATCTCCTCGCTCGCGAGCGATACACCCCGGTAAGTTGGCGGCAACGCACGGTTATCGTGAGGAACAAGAAAGGGATTATCGAATAATTGTTGACCATATTTAACAACCGTGTTCGATACGCGCGCTTTCACGTCCCACACACCGGGGTAGGTCCATGCAAGCTGATTCTGACCGCTTTGCCCATCGTGATTCAAATGCACGCGGTTACCGGCGCCTTGTCCGCCGTTAAGCTTGAATGCGCTGAACAATGACGCGTCAAAACCGACACCGAATAATCCGCGCGTATACCCCGACTCAAATACCGCCTGGTTGCCGAGAACCGAAGCGTCTTTCTTCTGGATACCTTCTCCTTCCAGGTGTTCGGTATAACTGCGAAACAAAAGATTGAAATGTGAATCTTCGATAAACCCCTGGGACTTCGATTGATTACTGATCGGCGCATCCGCTTCAGAATTCGGCGGTGAACTCGGAGGTGCCTCAGTATGTCGTGTTGCAACATCGTCATCGTCTGCAAAAGCGGCAATGGATGGGCTTATCAAACCGGAGAAAACAATTAGAGATAGAGCGATTGAACGCTTTTGTTGTTTCATGTGCTTGTCTCTTATTTCTTATGGGCAGCGAGTTAAGAGGCCGATGGCCGTTCTCATATATTTTCAGCGCGCGCAAAAACGCCCACGCCGGACGCCGAACGACTCACCGGAGGGTTGTGACGGCAGGAACTACAGGGACTACAGGGACTACGAAGGCTTCACGATTGGCCGAACGACTCCCTGGCCCCCGTCAAGAACGGGGTCCATCAGAGTTGCCAGGGGGTGTCGAAACGGCCTTTAAATCGGGCGACTATTCAAGCGAGTAATCAAGCAATCAATCAAGCGAGCGAGCGAGTAATCAGGTCAGTAAGCAGGCAGCCGCGACTCCATGTTCAAGCGTGCGCAGCGGCGGCACTTCAACGGCACAACGCGCCTCCGCTATGGGGCAACGGGTATGAAAGACGCAACCCGTTGGGGGATTGATCGGGCTGGGAATGTCACTGGACAGGATCTGCACGACCTTCGTCCGCTCGATAGCCGGATTCGGTACCGGTATGGCGGAAAGCAACGCGCGCGTGTACGGATGCCGGGGACGCGCGTAAAGCGAATGTTTGTCGGCAAGTTCCATGACGTGGCCGAGATACATGACCATTACGCGGTCCGAGATATGCTTGACCACGGCCAGATCGTGCGCGATAAAGATCAGCGCAAGCTTCATTTCCTGCTGCAAGGACTTGAGCAGGTTGACGATCTGCGCCTGGATCGAAACGTCAAGGGCCGACACCGGTTCGTCGCAGACAATCAGCTTCGGCTCCACGATCAACGCACGCGCAATCCCGATACGCTGGCACTGGCCGCCCGAAAATTCGTGCGCATAGCGGTTGATCATCTGCTCGCGCAAACCGACCTTCGCCATCATTGCGCGCACCCGCTGGTTCATTTCGTCCTTCGACATACCCGGCCGATGTTCACGCAACGGTTCTGCAATGATCTGCCCGACGGTCATGCGTGGATCGAGCGAAGCCAGCGGATCCTGGAAAATCATCTGGATGTCGCGTCGCACGCCGTGCCACTGCTTCGCCGTGGCGCCGCTGAGATCCTTGCCCATCCACACGATTTCACCATGCGTAGCGGGAATGAGATTGAGGATGGCACGCGACAAGGTGGACTTGCCGCAGCCCGATTCGCCCACCACGCCGAGCGTCTCGCCGGCCTTCAGGTCGAAGCTAACGCCGTCCACGGCCTTCAGCGTGCGCGACGGCGCCCACGGCAACTTGCTCTTCGCCTTGACGTTGAAATGAACCTGGACGTTGCGTACCGACAGGATGGTTTGCTCAGACATGGGCCACCTCATGCAACGACTTCATTTGCTCGACCGGACGATTGCAGGCTCGCAGCCAAGTGGTGTCCCCGCCAAACGCTTCGAGCGGCGGCACTGACTCGGCGCAACGCTGGCTTGCGTCTATGCAGCGCTCCTGGAACGGACAGCCCGACGGCGGATGCGCCATGTTCGGCGGATTGCCGGGAATGCCGACGAGCGGCACGTCGCTTTGATCGAGCCGCGGCAACGCGCGCAGCAAACCGATGGTATAGGGATGCGAAGGACGAGCGAACAGGTTGTCCGCGTTGCATTGTTCCATCACGCGGCCGCCATACATCACCATCACTTGCTCACACAGACCAGCGACTACGCCGAGGTCATGCGTGATCAGCACGATCGCCGTGCCGAAGTCGTGTTGCAGGTTGCGCAGGAGTTGAAGAATTTGAGCCTGGACTGTGACGTCGAGCGCGGTGGTTGGTTCGTCGGCGAACAGCACTTGCGGCTCGCACAGCAACGCCATGGCGATCATCACGCGCTGGCGCATGCCACCGGACAGTTCGTGCGGGTATTGATCGATACGATGTGCGGCTTCGGGAATCCGCACCGCTTCCAGCATCTCGATCGAACGCTTCTTCGCGGCGCGGCGCGTCATGTTCTTGTGCAGTTCGAGCACTTCCGTCATCTGGCGCTCGATCGTCAGATACGGATTCAGCGACGTCATGGGGTCCTGGAAGATCATGGAAAGCCGATTACCGCGAATGCGGTTCAGCTTCTTTGCCGGCATGGTCAGCAGGTTCTCACCCTGGTAGATCGCGCTGCCCTTCGCGCGCCCGTTGGTCGCGAGCAGCCCGAGCATGGCAAGCACGCTCTGGCTCTTGCCCGATCCCGATTCCCCGACAATGCCCAGCGTGCTGCCTTCTTCCAGGTCGAAACTCACGCCGTTGACTGCGCGGACCACGGCATCGGGCGAGTCGAACGCGACTTCCAGATTATTTACCTTGAGCAGTGACATGGTGCTTACCGATCCTTCGGGTCAAGCGCGTCGCGCAGACCGTCGCCAACAAAGTTGATGCAATACAGCGTCACCGACAACAACGCCGCCGGGAACAGGAGAATCCAGGGCGCTGTTTCCATCACGCCAACGCCGTCCTGAATCAGCACACCCCAACTGGTCAT
It encodes:
- a CDS encoding OprD family outer membrane porin, with protein sequence MKQQKRSIALSLIVFSGLISPSIAAFADDDDVATRHTEAPPSSPPNSEADAPISNQSKSQGFIEDSHFNLLFRSYTEHLEGEGIQKKDASVLGNQAVFESGYTRGLFGVGFDASLFSAFKLNGGQGAGNRVHLNHDGQSGQNQLAWTYPGVWDVKARVSNTVVKYGQQLFDNPFLVPHDNRALPPTYRGVSLASEEIKNLTLKAGSVDAVLARGQTSVSSLSTEYGGRHFSRFTFAGGDYTPNDDTAVSLYGSRAENVWDQYYLSLSRSIGDPSQIRWTGGLTYYYTHDVGQSREGSINNHAYSLQLSGTHNAHTVALGFQQIASNQFFDYVGQSAGDYLANSLDVDYNAPHEKSLSLSYTVNMSGYGAPGLKMTLWTAYGWGADASDMANRYADPSNALHDLYWKNGEPVHGTHYEFGFIPSYTFGSGKLKGTTAKFYYMHHHGGKYYSDSSSDVYRLMVNVPVNVF
- the oppF gene encoding murein tripeptide/oligopeptide ABC transporter ATP binding protein OppF, whose amino-acid sequence is MSEQTILSVRNVQVHFNVKAKSKLPWAPSRTLKAVDGVSFDLKAGETLGVVGESGCGKSTLSRAILNLIPATHGEIVWMGKDLSGATAKQWHGVRRDIQMIFQDPLASLDPRMTVGQIIAEPLREHRPGMSKDEMNQRVRAMMAKVGLREQMINRYAHEFSGGQCQRIGIARALIVEPKLIVCDEPVSALDVSIQAQIVNLLKSLQQEMKLALIFIAHDLAVVKHISDRVMVMYLGHVMELADKHSLYARPRHPYTRALLSAIPVPNPAIERTKVVQILSSDIPSPINPPTGCVFHTRCPIAEARCAVEVPPLRTLEHGVAAACLLT
- a CDS encoding ABC transporter ATP-binding protein, giving the protein MSLLKVNNLEVAFDSPDAVVRAVNGVSFDLEEGSTLGIVGESGSGKSQSVLAMLGLLATNGRAKGSAIYQGENLLTMPAKKLNRIRGNRLSMIFQDPMTSLNPYLTIERQMTEVLELHKNMTRRAAKKRSIEMLEAVRIPEAAHRIDQYPHELSGGMRQRVMIAMALLCEPQVLFADEPTTALDVTVQAQILQLLRNLQHDFGTAIVLITHDLGVVAGLCEQVMVMYGGRVMEQCNADNLFARPSHPYTIGLLRALPRLDQSDVPLVGIPGNPPNMAHPPSGCPFQERCIDASQRCAESVPPLEAFGGDTTWLRACNRPVEQMKSLHEVAHV